A DNA window from Drosophila virilis strain 15010-1051.87 chromosome 4, Dvir_AGI_RSII-ME, whole genome shotgun sequence contains the following coding sequences:
- the bib gene encoding neurogenic protein big brain, with protein MADESLHTMPLEHNIDYHIVTLFERLEAMRKDSHGNAINNRLSSTLQVPKRSMQAEIRTLEFWRSIISECLASFLYVFIVCGAAAGAGVGASVSSVLLATALASGLAMATLTQCFLHISGAHINPAVTLACCVVRSISPIRAAMYMTAQCGGGIAGAALLYGVTVPGYQGNLQAAISHSAALAAWERFGVEFILTFVVVLCYFVSTDAIKKFMGNSAFAIGAAYSACCFVSMPYLNPARSLGPSFVLNKWDNHWVYWFGPLVGGMASGLVYEHIFSSRRSVRHAKGSIDNDSSSIHSEDELNYDMDLEKPNKYQQSQGTYPRGQSNGGGAAAAQHAAANMAPMGVVNAGAGNYCQNLYTAPPLSSKYEQQQQEPLYGGTRSLYCRSPTLTRSNLNRSQSVYAKSNTAINRDIVPRPGPLVPAQSLYPLRTHQQQQQQQQQQQQQQQHQQAVTATQSSHLQNQNVQNQMQQRTESIYAMRGSMRGQQQPLQQQQQQQQQAPVGMQQQQQQQQQQQQLHQGAQLMSEPQTQPQGFQPVYGSRNNPTPLDGNHKFERRDQQQQLYGMTGPRNRGQSAQSDDSSYGSYHGSAVTPPARHPSVEPSPPPPPMLMYAPPPQPNAAHPQPIRTQSERKVSAPVVVSQPATCAVTYTTSQVPPTITTSTAQQQQQQQQQQQQQMMMQQQQQQQQAHQQHYGMLPLRPN; from the exons ATGGCCGACGAGAGTCTGCACACAATGCCGCTGGAGCACAATATAGACTATCACATTGTCACATTGTTTGAGCGCTTGGAGGCGATGCGCAAAGATTCGCACGGGAACGCCATCAACAATCGACTCTCGAGCACCCTGCAGGTGCCCAAGCGCAGCATGCAGGCCGAGATACGCACTCTGGAGTTCTGGAG ATCCATCATCAGCGAGTGCCTAGCCTCGTTCCTGTATGTGTTCATCGTATGTGGCGCAGCTGCGGGCGCCGGTGTGGGTGCCAGTGTCTCCTCCGTGCTGCTGGCCACGGCGCTCGCCTCCGGCCTGGCGATGGCAACGTTAACGCAGTGCTTTCTGCATATATCGG GCGCTCACATCAATCCGGCCGTAACTTTGGCCTGCTGCGTGGTGCGCAGCATCTCCCCAATCCGAGCTGCCATGTACATGACCGCCCAGTGCGGCGGAGGCATCGCAGGTGCCGCCTTGCTCTACGG TGTCACCGTGCCGGGCTACCAGGGCAATCTGCAAGCCGCGATCTCTCACAGCGCCGCGCTGGCCGCCTGGGAACGCTTCGGCGTGGAATTCATACTGACTTTTGTTGTGGTGCTCTGCTATTTTGTCTCCACCGATGCCATTAAGAAGTTCATGGGCAATTCGGCGTTCGCCATCGGCGCAGCATACAGCGCCTGCTGCTTTGTGTCG ATGCCATATCTGAACCCGGCGCGTTCTTTGGGTCCATCGTTTGTGCTCAACAAATGGGACAACCATTGGGTATACTGGTTCGGTCCACTCGTTGGCGGCATGGCCTCGGGCCTGGTATATGAGCATATATTCAGCTCTCGGCGCAGTGTGCGACATGCCAAGGGCAGCATTGACAACGACTCGAGCTCCATACACTCCGAGGATGAGCTCAATTACGACATGGACTTGGAGAAGCCGAATAAGTATCAGCAATCCCAGGGCACCTATCCGCGTGGGCAATCGAATGGTGGCGGTGCCGCGGCGGCCCAGCATGCCGCTGCCAACATGGCGCCAATGGGCGTAGTCAACGCAGGCGCTGGCAACTACTGCCAGAATCTGTACACCGCACCGCCGCTCTCCTCCAAgtacgagcagcagcaacaggagccGCTCTATGGCGGCACTCGCTCCCTCTACTGCCGCTCGCCCACGTTGACACGCAGCAATCTGAACCGTTCGCAGTCGGTGTATGCCAAGAGCAATACGGCCATCAATCGTGACATTGTGCCACGTCCTGGACCGCTGGTCCCAGCACAGAGCCTCTACCCACTACGCacacatcagcagcagcagcagcagcagcaacagcagcagcagcaacaacagcatcagcaggcAGTCACGGCAACTCAATCGTCTCATCTGCAAAACCAGAACGTGCAGAATCAAATGCAACAGCGTACAGAGAGCATCTATGCCATGCGTGGATCCATGCGCGGACAGCAGCaaccgctgcagcagcaacaacagcagcaacagcaggcgcCAGTTGgcatgcagcaacaacaacaacaacaacagcagcagcagcaactgcatcaAGGAGCGCAGCTCATGTCGGAGCCACAGACACAACCACAGGGCTTCCAGCCGGTCTATGGTTCACGCAACAATCCCACACCGTTGGATGGCAATCACAAGTTCGAGCGTCgggatcagcagcagcagctctatGGCATGACCGGTCCGCGCAATCGTGGTCAGTCGGCGCAATCCGATGACAGTTCGTATGGGTCGTATCATGGCTCAGCAGTCACGCCGCCGGCGCGTCATCCCAGCGTGGAGCCCTCCCCGCCGCCGCCTCCCATGCTGATGTATGCGCCACCGCCTCAACCCAATGCAGCTCATCCACAGCCCATACGCACGCAATCGGAGCGCAAGGTTAGCGCACCCGTTGTCGTTTCACAGCCGGCTACCTGTGCCGTTACCTACACCACATCGCAGGTGCCCCCGACGATCACGACCTCaacagcacagcagcagcagcaacagcagcagcagcagcagcaacaaatgatgatgcagcagcagcagcagcagcagcaggcacatcAGCAGCATTATGGCATGTTGCCGTTGCGACCGAACTGA